One part of the Janthinobacterium sp. 17J80-10 genome encodes these proteins:
- the bamE gene encoding outer membrane protein assembly factor BamE gives MHATFRKFLLLGASVLLFACDQQGRPIEEAGLNKLGKGVSSEVDVRMVMGQPDTVWEEDDGSRTLEYPKGPEGARTWMFSIDRFGKLQDYRQVLTKENFARIQQGMSRDDVRRLLGRPGGMVQFKRKNEEVWDWRFIDGVDVKLFNVHFDIGSGKVTQTSITEQHFAG, from the coding sequence ATGCATGCCACTTTCCGCAAGTTCCTGTTATTGGGCGCAAGCGTGCTGCTGTTCGCCTGCGATCAGCAAGGTCGCCCGATCGAGGAGGCTGGCTTGAACAAGCTGGGCAAGGGCGTTTCGTCGGAGGTAGACGTGCGCATGGTCATGGGGCAGCCCGACACGGTCTGGGAAGAAGATGACGGCAGCCGCACCCTCGAGTATCCCAAGGGGCCGGAAGGCGCGCGCACCTGGATGTTCAGCATCGACCGTTTCGGCAAGTTGCAGGATTACCGGCAAGTCCTGACGAAGGAAAACTTCGCCCGCATCCAGCAAGGCATGAGCCGCGATGATGTGCGGCGCCTGCTCGGCAGGCCTGGCGGCATGGTGCAATTCAAGCGCAAGAACGAGGAAGTGTGGGATTGGCGCTTCATCGATGGCGTTGATGTCAAGCTCTTCAATGTCCATTTTGACATCGGCAGCGGCAAGGTCACGCAGACCTCCATCACGGAACAGCACTTTGCGGGATGA
- a CDS encoding histidine kinase, giving the protein MVNDKLGTHGESAFGLAYADVEARMVCGIRVMLAVSALLMIWIVPGELAGISDYALLPVGSYAIYSVALGLFVILPKHFIATKRIHWIDLGWYASIVFFTGGVNSIFFLFLFFPILTASFQWGFEEGARIAMASTVLFLAFGLLTPAGAELPRLMLRATFLLAFGYLCAKWGESKVASARRLGLLRDVSRLSNPRFGVDHTITNVLTRVRDFFHGSNCILVTRGSDAAVYELRRVGDGEARTSPLAEKIVAEAAAPLMEFSQVKIIMFSRPSRAAVSLFGCSYAYDISKDAWEAHDRLSGEKMANLLETESYVSVPIFLKNGEGRIYVTSSHHAFSKADALFLNHVVAQAFPVIESIELLDRIASHAALRERQRIAWDFHDTAIQPYVGLKMGLSALRNKATLDNPLIHDLDKLLVMAGQVIGELRDYAGMVKSGAGVTEPVYLLSLRRQVAQTKEFYGVDITVSARNDVDISDRLAAEVLQIAREGINNICKHTTARHGAIAIQSANGWLAIRIENENAGPLPANFMPRSIMERTAALGGNVIVKQGVASGTCVQVEIPI; this is encoded by the coding sequence ATGGTCAATGACAAACTCGGCACGCATGGAGAAAGCGCATTCGGTTTAGCTTACGCTGATGTCGAAGCGAGAATGGTTTGTGGCATCCGCGTGATGTTGGCCGTTTCGGCTTTGCTGATGATCTGGATCGTTCCGGGCGAATTGGCAGGTATTTCCGATTACGCCTTGCTGCCTGTCGGCAGCTACGCCATCTACAGCGTCGCGCTGGGCCTGTTTGTCATTCTGCCAAAACATTTCATTGCCACCAAGCGAATCCATTGGATCGATCTTGGCTGGTATGCCTCGATCGTTTTTTTTACCGGCGGCGTCAACAGTATTTTCTTCCTTTTTCTATTCTTCCCCATTCTGACCGCTTCATTTCAATGGGGATTCGAGGAAGGCGCGCGGATTGCCATGGCTTCGACAGTCTTGTTCCTGGCATTCGGGCTATTGACGCCAGCAGGTGCCGAATTGCCGCGACTCATGCTGCGCGCGACATTTCTGCTGGCATTCGGCTATTTGTGCGCGAAATGGGGCGAGTCAAAAGTTGCATCGGCGCGGCGCCTGGGGTTGTTGCGCGACGTCAGCCGCTTGTCCAATCCGCGCTTTGGCGTTGATCACACGATCACCAATGTCCTGACCAGGGTGCGGGATTTTTTCCATGGCAGCAATTGCATTCTCGTGACGCGTGGCAGCGATGCAGCCGTGTATGAATTGCGCAGGGTGGGCGATGGCGAAGCCAGAACTTCTCCCCTCGCCGAGAAAATCGTGGCTGAGGCAGCGGCGCCGCTGATGGAGTTTTCACAAGTAAAAATCATCATGTTTTCCAGGCCGAGCCGGGCCGCGGTTTCGCTGTTCGGCTGCTCCTACGCCTACGATATCAGCAAAGACGCCTGGGAAGCCCATGATCGTCTCTCCGGCGAAAAAATGGCCAATCTGCTGGAAACGGAATCGTATGTCAGCGTCCCCATCTTCCTCAAAAATGGCGAAGGGCGGATATACGTGACATCCTCCCATCATGCCTTCAGCAAGGCCGATGCGCTGTTCCTCAATCACGTGGTGGCCCAGGCATTCCCCGTCATTGAGAGCATCGAGCTGCTCGACCGCATTGCCTCGCATGCGGCGCTGCGCGAACGGCAAAGAATTGCCTGGGATTTTCACGATACCGCCATCCAGCCCTACGTTGGCCTGAAAATGGGCTTGAGTGCCTTGCGCAACAAGGCCACCCTGGATAATCCGCTCATCCATGATCTGGACAAGCTGCTGGTCATGGCTGGCCAGGTCATCGGCGAATTGCGCGATTATGCGGGCATGGTTAAATCCGGCGCGGGGGTGACAGAGCCGGTCTATTTGCTGTCTTTGCGCAGGCAAGTCGCTCAGACGAAGGAATTTTACGGCGTTGATATTACGGTCAGCGCGCGCAACGACGTCGACATCAGTGATCGCCTGGCGGCGGAAGTGCTGCAAATTGCCAGGGAAGGCATCAACAATATCTGCAAGCATACGACTGCCCGGCACGGCGCAATTGCCATTCAGTCCGCAAATGGCTGGCTTGCCATCCGCATCGAAAACGAAAATGCAGGACCGTTGCCGGCGAACTTCATGCCGCGCTCGATCATGGAGCGGACGGCTGCACTCGGCGGAAACGTCATTGTGAAACAAGGCGTCGCATCAGGGACGTGTGTGCAGGTCGAAATTCCGATTTGA